A section of the Acidobacterium capsulatum ATCC 51196 genome encodes:
- a CDS encoding flagellar hook protein FlgE, translating into MSSFSIPLTGLEASSTSLDTIANNLSNMNTTAFKSQQASFGDLFYQQIGNSGSGDPLEVGAGVQVAATNTNFTQGTVSETGNATDVALNGSGFFVVRNSDGTPAYTRDGNFTLTSSGDLTTQGGQAVMGYPAANGVVNTNSALSPIQIPVGQVEQPQASQKFGLTANLNSSAAVGTNFSATVPTYDSLGQTQDVTVNFTKTATNTWSYSLALPAGASTGGTGLTGTLQFDNNGNLISPAANVSGISFTGLTDGASNMNLNWNLYGSNGTSTISQVDTTSGYSGTTTDGYPSGQYTGFTIGADGTVSAQFSNGQTQAVGQLALASITNEQGLQLDGGNLYQTTLASGSASIGLAGSAGLGTVQDSALEGSNVNISTEFSNLVVAQNAYEASSKALTTFDQVAQDTINIIH; encoded by the coding sequence ATGTCATCTTTTTCAATTCCACTGACCGGTTTGGAGGCGTCTTCGACTTCGCTCGACACGATTGCCAACAACCTGTCAAACATGAACACCACGGCGTTCAAGAGCCAGCAGGCGAGCTTCGGCGACCTGTTTTATCAGCAGATCGGCAACTCGGGCAGCGGAGACCCGCTGGAGGTGGGCGCTGGCGTGCAGGTGGCGGCGACCAACACCAACTTTACCCAGGGCACGGTCTCTGAGACTGGCAATGCCACTGACGTGGCTCTCAACGGCAGCGGGTTCTTCGTGGTTCGTAACAGCGATGGCACCCCGGCCTACACGCGCGACGGGAACTTTACCCTTACTTCCAGCGGCGATCTGACCACGCAGGGAGGCCAGGCGGTGATGGGCTATCCGGCTGCGAACGGCGTGGTGAATACCAATTCCGCTCTCAGCCCGATTCAGATTCCGGTGGGCCAGGTGGAGCAGCCGCAGGCGTCGCAGAAATTTGGTTTAACGGCCAATCTGAATTCTTCAGCGGCGGTGGGCACTAACTTTTCGGCGACCGTGCCGACGTATGACTCCCTGGGCCAGACGCAGGACGTCACGGTCAACTTCACCAAGACCGCCACTAACACCTGGAGTTACAGTCTGGCGCTTCCGGCCGGGGCTTCGACCGGAGGCACAGGGCTGACGGGCACGCTGCAGTTTGACAACAATGGCAACCTGATTTCGCCGGCGGCGAATGTGAGCGGCATCAGCTTTACCGGGTTGACCGACGGCGCGAGCAACATGAATCTCAACTGGAATCTCTACGGCAGCAACGGCACTTCGACGATCTCGCAGGTGGACACGACCTCAGGCTATTCCGGAACGACGACCGACGGATATCCCAGCGGCCAGTACACCGGCTTTACCATTGGCGCCGACGGCACGGTCTCGGCACAGTTCAGCAACGGGCAGACCCAGGCGGTGGGCCAGCTTGCCCTGGCCAGCATCACCAACGAGCAGGGACTGCAGCTCGATGGCGGCAACCTCTACCAGACCACGCTGGCCTCCGGCAGCGCCAGCATCGGCCTGGCTGGCTCGGCGGGCCTTGGAACCGTGCAGGATTCCGCGCTCGAAGGCTCCAACGTCAACATATCAACCGAATTCTCCAACCTGGTGGTGGCGCAGAACGCCTATGAGGCCAGCTCGAAGGCGCTGACCACCTTCGATCAGGTCGCGCAGGACACCATCAACATCATTCACTGA
- a CDS encoding FliM/FliN family flagellar motor C-terminal domain-containing protein, translating into MATNTTTALEETTSSTALLAPAQGDSPLEAEAETASLSLRRTIEERVTQAPLRLEIRLPIRGLRVKDVLALRKGAIFETQWPADEDIPGDCGGQQLVWAEFEVIDKKLAVRVTRLA; encoded by the coding sequence ATGGCAACCAACACGACAACAGCTCTGGAAGAAACCACGTCCTCGACGGCGCTTCTGGCTCCGGCGCAGGGAGACTCCCCGCTCGAGGCCGAGGCGGAGACAGCCTCTCTGAGTCTGCGGCGCACCATCGAGGAGCGCGTGACGCAGGCTCCTTTGCGTCTGGAGATTCGTCTGCCTATTCGTGGCTTGCGGGTCAAGGATGTTCTTGCGCTGCGCAAGGGCGCGATCTTTGAGACGCAATGGCCTGCGGACGAGGACATTCCCGGCGATTGCGGAGGCCAGCAACTGGTCTGGGCGGAGTTTGAAGTGATCGACAAAAAGCTGGCAGTTCGCGTGACGAGGCTTGCATGA
- a CDS encoding flagellar biosynthetic protein FliO, giving the protein MNTLTHFAVRAQARETSRGTRANPWTPPVLQQTGFWCEVSVKAERWLRWSIEAGREQIGPLLRKLWRAAWRLRRQAGDGAQSWIKLRLPGAAMAARTRQLAVEERLTLGPKQHLYLVRCGETRLLVGSAGEGALQWMVVPAEQAALDFAETPSASACVKAPAPVAGKVAPRRRAAPKSAAKQEGAR; this is encoded by the coding sequence ATGAATACGCTCACTCATTTTGCGGTGCGCGCCCAGGCGCGGGAGACTTCGCGTGGCACGCGGGCCAATCCCTGGACTCCGCCGGTCTTGCAGCAGACGGGTTTCTGGTGCGAGGTGTCGGTCAAGGCGGAGCGATGGCTCCGCTGGTCGATCGAGGCAGGCCGGGAACAGATCGGGCCGCTGCTGCGGAAGCTCTGGAGAGCCGCCTGGCGCTTGCGGCGACAGGCGGGCGACGGTGCGCAGAGCTGGATCAAGCTGCGCCTGCCGGGAGCAGCGATGGCCGCGCGCACGCGGCAACTGGCGGTCGAAGAAAGGCTGACACTCGGACCCAAGCAGCACCTCTATCTGGTGCGCTGTGGCGAAACGCGTTTGCTCGTGGGCAGCGCCGGCGAAGGTGCTTTGCAGTGGATGGTCGTGCCGGCGGAGCAGGCTGCACTGGATTTCGCGGAGACGCCGAGCGCCTCGGCGTGCGTGAAAGCGCCTGCACCGGTCGCGGGCAAGGTGGCGCCCCGGCGCAGAGCCGCGCCGAAATCTGCCGCAAAGCAGGAGGGCGCGCGATGA
- the fliP gene encoding flagellar type III secretion system pore protein FliP (The bacterial flagellar biogenesis protein FliP forms a type III secretion system (T3SS)-type pore required for flagellar assembly.), with the protein MTLLLLAAASPLPGLNLHLPGNNSLPWTIVIVLTLITVLPAILISITPMVRLLVVFHFLRQALGTQTAPSNQVLLGLGLMMTWFLMQPVLTQIDQQAVEPYRAGQISGMQALERATAPPKAFMLRYASEKDLELFAAASMVKRPATRADLPLSAVIPAYMLSELKAGFEIGAILFLPFLLVDMVVAAITTSIGMFQLPPVVISTPLKILLFVMVDGWHLLAASLLKSF; encoded by the coding sequence ATGACACTTCTGCTGCTTGCTGCGGCATCTCCGCTGCCCGGGCTGAATCTGCATCTGCCCGGCAATAACTCGCTGCCCTGGACGATCGTGATCGTGCTCACGCTGATCACGGTGCTGCCGGCAATTCTGATCTCCATCACGCCGATGGTGCGTCTGCTGGTGGTCTTTCATTTTCTGCGCCAGGCGCTGGGCACACAGACGGCGCCGAGCAATCAGGTGTTGCTCGGCTTGGGGCTGATGATGACCTGGTTTCTGATGCAGCCCGTGCTGACGCAGATTGACCAGCAGGCTGTGGAGCCGTATCGCGCGGGGCAGATCAGCGGCATGCAGGCGCTCGAGCGGGCCACCGCGCCGCCCAAGGCGTTCATGCTGCGCTATGCGAGCGAGAAAGACCTGGAGTTATTTGCCGCGGCCTCGATGGTCAAGCGCCCGGCCACGCGTGCCGATCTGCCGCTGTCAGCGGTGATTCCGGCCTACATGCTCTCAGAGTTGAAGGCCGGCTTTGAGATTGGCGCGATCCTCTTTCTGCCTTTCCTGCTGGTGGACATGGTGGTGGCCGCGATCACCACTTCGATCGGCATGTTTCAGTTGCCGCCCGTGGTGATTTCGACGCCTTTGAAGATTCTGCTTTTTGTCATGGTGGACGGCTGGCACCTGCTGGCGGCCTCGCTGCTGAAGAGTTTTTAA
- a CDS encoding flagellar biosynthetic protein FliQ encodes MGPDQVTDLMRQLLREAMLLSAPALLVAAAVSFVLSLLQTLTSIQDQTISTVPRLLATTVVLLVGAPWLLRHLAGYTLELFSNFHRYLGGS; translated from the coding sequence ATGGGACCAGACCAGGTGACCGATCTGATGCGGCAACTGCTGCGCGAAGCCATGCTGCTGAGCGCTCCGGCTCTACTGGTGGCCGCGGCCGTGAGCTTCGTGCTGAGCCTGTTGCAGACATTGACTTCCATTCAGGATCAGACCATCTCGACTGTTCCACGTCTTCTGGCGACGACTGTCGTGCTGCTGGTCGGTGCTCCGTGGCTGCTGCGCCACCTGGCCGGATACACGCTCGAATTGTTTTCCAACTTCCATCGCTATCTGGGAGGAAGTTGA
- a CDS encoding flagellar biosynthetic protein FliR, translating into MLPLPPTWPQYLSALVLVMLRVSGLMLFAPVFSSTAIPPQVKAVFTLAVTVCLAPVVAGLPHADARLGPQEILSELAVGLLFGICLRMLMEMLTFAGDLLGIAFSFSLVNLLDPNAPVQVPLMGQFFSLLGTLVLLSTGLDRTMIAALMRTFAVVPVGSFVLSAKTAWAVAEMGTGLFLAALQLAAPVMVATMLVDFAVGLAARLSPQLPALSLTVPVKTMLGFVVLIGSLALWPEFIEARFDALLNTAAVLLHAAGAHG; encoded by the coding sequence ATGCTGCCGCTCCCTCCGACGTGGCCTCAGTATCTCTCCGCGCTGGTGCTGGTGATGCTGCGCGTGAGCGGGCTCATGCTTTTTGCGCCGGTTTTTTCTTCGACTGCGATTCCGCCGCAGGTCAAGGCGGTCTTCACCCTGGCTGTCACGGTTTGCCTGGCCCCGGTGGTGGCTGGGCTGCCGCACGCCGATGCCAGGCTCGGCCCGCAGGAAATTCTCAGCGAGTTGGCGGTGGGGCTGCTGTTTGGAATCTGCCTGCGGATGCTGATGGAGATGCTGACCTTTGCCGGAGATCTGCTGGGCATTGCCTTCAGTTTTTCGCTGGTGAACCTGCTGGATCCGAATGCACCCGTGCAGGTGCCCCTGATGGGCCAGTTCTTCAGCCTTCTCGGCACCCTGGTGCTGTTGAGCACGGGGCTTGACCGCACGATGATCGCCGCGCTGATGCGGACCTTTGCCGTTGTTCCGGTGGGCAGCTTTGTATTGAGCGCGAAGACGGCATGGGCGGTGGCGGAGATGGGCACAGGCCTGTTTCTGGCCGCGCTGCAATTGGCTGCGCCCGTGATGGTGGCCACGATGCTGGTGGATTTTGCCGTGGGACTCGCCGCGCGTCTTTCGCCGCAGTTGCCCGCGTTGTCTCTGACGGTTCCAGTCAAGACGATGCTCGGCTTCGTGGTGCTGATTGGGTCGCTGGCCTTGTGGCCGGAGTTCATCGAGGCAAGGTTTGATGCGCTGCTGAATACGGCGGCGGTGCTGCTGCACGCCGCGGGAGCGCATGGATGA
- a CDS encoding EscU/YscU/HrcU family type III secretion system export apparatus switch protein, whose amino-acid sequence MSGERTEKASPRRKQEAREKGDIPHSRDLTSAAAMLAGTLVLGWAGPMWEARWAGSYSEMLDLSQPRSWLDGQMVEKMLAIRAAMMTVLWPLVVMFLACFAAAVLAGVAQGRGVQFAGEAIAPKIERLNPLTVLQQTFSSRGLTRMLKSALPVAALACFVAGKVREQTAIPVFSLTRLPSLFTSMYSLMVAAAAVLFVWSAIDYAVEWWSWEQRLRMSKQEVREEFKQTEGNPEVRRRIASIRRQLRRKALRADVSRASVVITNPTHYAVALQFSLELMEAPRVLAKGRDLLAEQIKQEARWAGVPLVENPPLARALYRQVEVGQSIPFALYAAVAAILAWLYRRDMEERLRRQQQQEAARARTQDFSTQREEAQGMGTQPASQWMREPESPSRVQMQQDPTIDNEENL is encoded by the coding sequence ATGAGCGGAGAGCGCACAGAAAAAGCCTCTCCGCGCCGCAAACAGGAGGCGCGTGAGAAAGGCGACATTCCGCACAGCCGGGATCTGACCTCGGCGGCGGCCATGCTGGCCGGCACGCTGGTGCTCGGCTGGGCGGGACCGATGTGGGAGGCGCGCTGGGCCGGCAGTTACAGCGAGATGCTCGATCTGAGCCAGCCTCGCAGCTGGCTCGATGGGCAGATGGTCGAAAAGATGCTCGCCATTCGCGCGGCCATGATGACGGTGCTGTGGCCGCTGGTGGTGATGTTTCTCGCCTGTTTTGCCGCCGCTGTGCTGGCCGGCGTGGCGCAGGGTCGGGGCGTGCAGTTTGCGGGCGAAGCCATTGCGCCGAAGATTGAGCGCCTGAATCCGCTGACGGTGCTCCAGCAGACCTTCTCTTCGCGGGGCTTGACCCGCATGCTCAAATCGGCGCTGCCCGTCGCCGCGCTCGCATGCTTTGTGGCGGGCAAGGTGCGCGAGCAGACGGCGATTCCGGTCTTCAGTCTGACGCGGCTGCCGAGCCTGTTTACGTCGATGTACAGCCTGATGGTCGCCGCGGCGGCGGTGCTATTTGTGTGGTCGGCCATCGACTACGCCGTGGAGTGGTGGAGCTGGGAGCAGCGGCTTCGCATGTCCAAGCAGGAAGTGCGCGAGGAGTTCAAGCAGACCGAGGGCAACCCTGAGGTGCGGCGCAGGATTGCATCGATCCGGCGTCAGTTGCGGCGCAAGGCGCTGCGCGCGGATGTGAGCCGGGCCTCGGTGGTGATCACGAATCCCACGCATTATGCCGTGGCCCTGCAGTTCAGCCTGGAGTTGATGGAAGCTCCGCGTGTGCTGGCCAAGGGGCGCGACCTGCTGGCCGAGCAGATCAAGCAGGAGGCACGCTGGGCCGGCGTTCCGCTGGTCGAGAACCCACCTCTGGCGCGCGCCTTGTACCGGCAGGTCGAGGTGGGCCAGTCGATTCCTTTTGCGCTGTACGCGGCGGTGGCCGCCATTCTTGCGTGGCTCTACCGGCGGGACATGGAAGAGCGCCTGCGCCGGCAGCAACAGCAGGAGGCCGCGCGGGCCAGGACGCAGGATTTCTCGACGCAACGAGAAGAGGCACAAGGAATGGGGACGCAACCGGCCTCGCAATGGATGCGGGAACCGGAGAGTCCGTCCAGGGTGCAGATGCAGCAAGACCCAACGATCGATAACGAGGAGAACTTATGA
- the flhA gene encoding flagellar biosynthesis protein FlhA: MSTATLAPAPAGAPAGWKKTAKSLALPVGAISVIFVMLVPVPAVLLDLLLGLSMATSVVVFLAAVQVRKAVDFSVFPTLLLLLTLFRLSLNIASSRRILLHGSTGTAAAGKVIEAFGQFVVGGNYVVGFVLFIALIAIQFLVVSHGAVRTAEVTARFTLDALPGKQMAIDADMNAGLINEATARQRRQAIAQEAEFYGAMDGAARFNQRDSLATILITTINIVAGLLIGTLQHGVALSQAVKTYTILTVGDGLVTMIPSLLVSVAGGIVLTRASSAGALETELGAQLFRKGTTLYIASGVLGALCLVPGLPKLAFLVPAVILAGIGRTVTKEQPAEEAAEEAGKKADPSRADNLDSVLKVDDLSLEIGFQLIPLVDEAQGGLMLSRVRTLRRHLAGELGFLVPAVHISDNLRLKPREYVVSLRGLEIGRWQTEANQLLAVSNEARPRPMQGKEVREPAFGANARWIAPELEEQALAAGYSVVDPATAISTHLAELIRTHAHELLSRAETKRLLDTLNESHPKLVEELVPKVMSLGEVQKVLQQLLREQVSIRDLGTILETLVEVAAQGRGLPAMVEAVRRALGRRLTQKLLDSDGSLPVMVLEPALEEALIAATQSEPPTDALLDRRTPASAQLFARISESLKKLSQNHPSSALPVLLCQSPARYYLRRWLEPVFPRITVLAPPEIGPEIRVHSIGVLRG, encoded by the coding sequence ATGAGTACCGCAACTCTTGCCCCCGCGCCCGCGGGCGCGCCAGCCGGATGGAAGAAGACCGCCAAGAGTCTCGCTCTCCCGGTGGGTGCGATCAGTGTGATTTTTGTCATGCTCGTGCCGGTGCCGGCGGTGCTGCTCGATCTGCTGCTGGGGCTCTCGATGGCGACGTCGGTCGTGGTCTTCCTCGCGGCGGTGCAGGTGCGCAAGGCTGTGGACTTTTCGGTCTTTCCCACGCTGCTGTTGTTGCTGACCCTCTTCCGGCTCTCGCTGAACATTGCATCAAGTCGCCGCATTCTGCTGCATGGCAGCACGGGCACGGCGGCGGCAGGCAAGGTGATCGAGGCCTTCGGGCAGTTCGTGGTGGGCGGCAACTATGTGGTCGGTTTTGTGCTGTTCATTGCCCTCATCGCCATTCAGTTTCTGGTGGTGAGCCACGGCGCGGTGCGCACGGCCGAGGTGACGGCCCGCTTCACGCTCGATGCGCTGCCGGGTAAGCAGATGGCCATCGATGCGGACATGAATGCCGGCCTCATCAATGAGGCCACGGCGCGGCAGCGCCGCCAGGCGATTGCGCAGGAGGCGGAGTTCTACGGAGCCATGGACGGCGCGGCGCGCTTCAATCAGCGCGACTCGCTGGCGACCATTCTGATTACGACCATCAACATTGTCGCGGGTCTGCTGATTGGTACGTTGCAGCATGGCGTGGCTCTCAGCCAGGCCGTGAAGACCTACACCATTCTGACGGTGGGCGACGGTCTGGTCACGATGATTCCGTCGCTGCTGGTCTCGGTGGCCGGAGGCATTGTGCTGACGCGCGCCTCTTCGGCGGGAGCGCTCGAAACCGAACTGGGCGCGCAGCTCTTTCGCAAGGGCACAACGCTCTATATCGCCAGCGGCGTGCTGGGCGCTCTGTGCCTGGTGCCCGGGCTGCCGAAGCTGGCCTTTCTGGTTCCCGCCGTGATTCTGGCGGGGATCGGGCGCACCGTGACCAAAGAGCAGCCGGCGGAAGAAGCAGCAGAGGAGGCCGGCAAGAAGGCCGATCCGTCGCGTGCCGACAATCTGGACAGCGTGCTGAAGGTCGATGATCTGAGCCTCGAGATCGGCTTCCAGTTGATTCCGCTGGTCGATGAAGCGCAGGGCGGCTTGATGCTCTCGCGGGTGCGGACGCTGCGGCGGCATCTGGCCGGGGAGCTGGGCTTTCTGGTGCCGGCCGTGCATATCTCAGACAATCTGCGCCTTAAACCGCGCGAGTATGTGGTCTCGCTGCGCGGGCTGGAGATCGGCCGCTGGCAGACGGAGGCCAATCAGTTGCTGGCCGTGAGCAATGAGGCCAGGCCCCGGCCTATGCAAGGCAAGGAGGTGCGGGAGCCGGCCTTCGGCGCGAACGCGCGCTGGATTGCGCCGGAACTGGAAGAGCAGGCACTGGCAGCGGGTTATTCGGTGGTGGATCCGGCGACGGCCATCAGTACGCATCTGGCCGAGTTGATCCGGACGCATGCGCATGAGCTGCTGTCGCGCGCCGAAACCAAGCGGCTGCTCGACACGCTCAATGAGAGCCATCCCAAACTGGTCGAAGAGCTGGTGCCGAAGGTCATGTCCCTCGGCGAAGTGCAGAAGGTGCTGCAGCAGCTTCTGCGCGAGCAGGTTTCGATTCGCGACCTGGGCACGATTCTGGAGACGCTGGTCGAGGTAGCTGCGCAGGGACGCGGTTTGCCTGCGATGGTCGAGGCCGTGCGGCGCGCGCTTGGCCGCCGTTTGACACAGAAGCTGCTCGACTCCGATGGAAGCCTGCCGGTGATGGTGCTCGAGCCGGCGCTCGAAGAGGCGCTCATTGCGGCTACACAATCGGAACCTCCGACGGATGCTCTGCTCGATCGCCGGACTCCGGCCAGTGCGCAGCTCTTCGCCCGGATCTCGGAGTCTTTGAAAAAGCTCAGCCAGAACCACCCCTCTTCGGCCCTTCCGGTGCTCCTGTGTCAGAGTCCGGCGCGCTATTACCTGCGCCGGTGGCTCGAGCCGGTTTTTCCGCGCATCACGGTCTTGGCTCCGCCTGAGATCGGTCCTGAGATCCGGGTGCATTCGATCGGCGTGTTGCGCGGCTGA
- a CDS encoding FliA/WhiG family RNA polymerase sigma factor — MAPLNAEQEQQLMEHLPTVRYLARRIHERLPHHVELDDLVSAGVVGLLDAMRKFDPAKKVQFRSYAQFRIRGAILDSLRMLDWSPRELRRKGRAVEEAIRAVTARLGRAPQESEVAGEMGLPLHEYQQLLGELKGLEIGTLHVERSEDSGEEELAFLPNDPEDDPLFRCLKGEMRERLMAAIDALPERERLVMTLYYYEEMTMKEIGLTLGVVESRVSQMHSSAVLHLRALLGGGGRKPMEHGRSRAAAGSRGSSAKGKMTQPAAHS; from the coding sequence ATGGCGCCACTCAACGCCGAGCAGGAGCAGCAGTTGATGGAGCATCTTCCGACGGTGCGCTATCTGGCGCGGCGCATTCATGAGCGTCTGCCGCACCATGTCGAGCTCGATGATCTGGTCAGCGCCGGCGTGGTGGGGCTGCTTGATGCGATGCGCAAGTTTGATCCGGCCAAGAAGGTCCAGTTTCGCAGTTATGCGCAATTCCGGATTCGCGGGGCCATTCTGGACAGCCTGCGCATGCTCGACTGGAGCCCGCGGGAGCTGCGCCGCAAAGGCCGGGCCGTCGAAGAGGCGATCCGGGCCGTCACCGCGCGGCTCGGGCGCGCGCCGCAGGAAAGTGAGGTCGCAGGGGAGATGGGACTTCCACTGCACGAGTATCAGCAGCTGCTGGGGGAACTGAAGGGGTTGGAGATCGGCACGCTGCATGTCGAGCGCTCGGAGGATTCGGGCGAGGAGGAGCTGGCCTTTCTGCCCAATGACCCAGAGGATGATCCGCTCTTCCGCTGTCTCAAGGGAGAGATGCGGGAGCGGCTGATGGCCGCGATCGATGCGCTTCCCGAGCGGGAGCGGCTCGTAATGACCCTCTACTACTACGAAGAGATGACCATGAAGGAGATTGGCCTGACGCTGGGCGTGGTCGAGTCGCGAGTGTCGCAGATGCACTCCTCGGCCGTTCTGCACTTGCGGGCGCTGCTCGGCGGAGGAGGCCGGAAGCCGATGGAGCATGGACGCAGCCGGGCGGCCGCAGGCTCTCGCGGGTCTTCGGCCAAAGGAAAGATGACTCAACCGGCGGCGCATTCCTAG
- a CDS encoding FliM/FliN family flagellar motor switch protein has protein sequence MKAFWDIWNREFATAAAGRMGRKEGEVAWSAADELPAAQDTLAVVLRWDEAGRWRGSVTLLASRAEVAALLAAPGTAEDGTVSSTAAPGDEELPARWIDWLQDVLAAMPMAEPPAQIEPTARPQGVPVTPYVLRAGSLAVRMAMICELSEKAAKAPETAARPAPASSGQPSAAASPASAANVDLLLDIEVDASLRFGSRELAIRELLETGPGDVLELDRHITDPVDLVVGDKIVARGEVVLVNGNFGLRVTEVAEPKKCLESVRCLF, from the coding sequence GTGAAGGCGTTTTGGGATATCTGGAACCGCGAGTTTGCGACGGCAGCAGCCGGCCGGATGGGACGGAAAGAGGGGGAGGTTGCCTGGTCCGCGGCGGACGAATTGCCTGCCGCACAGGACACGCTGGCCGTGGTGCTGCGATGGGATGAAGCGGGCAGGTGGCGAGGTTCGGTGACCCTGTTGGCTTCGCGCGCGGAAGTTGCCGCTCTGCTCGCGGCTCCTGGCACGGCTGAGGACGGCACGGTGTCTTCGACGGCTGCTCCCGGAGACGAAGAGCTTCCGGCGCGCTGGATCGACTGGCTGCAGGATGTGCTGGCCGCGATGCCGATGGCGGAGCCACCGGCTCAGATTGAGCCGACGGCCCGGCCGCAGGGGGTTCCGGTCACGCCGTATGTTTTGCGCGCGGGCTCGCTTGCTGTCCGGATGGCCATGATCTGCGAGCTTTCTGAAAAGGCCGCAAAGGCTCCTGAAACGGCCGCGCGGCCAGCGCCTGCCTCTTCCGGTCAGCCTTCCGCCGCCGCGAGTCCGGCATCTGCGGCCAATGTGGATCTGCTGCTCGACATTGAGGTCGATGCTTCGCTGCGTTTCGGATCGCGGGAGCTGGCGATTCGAGAGTTGCTCGAGACCGGCCCCGGAGATGTCCTCGAACTGGACCGCCACATCACCGATCCGGTCGATTTGGTGGTGGGCGACAAGATCGTGGCGCGGGGAGAAGTGGTTCTCGTGAATGGAAATTTTGGTTTGCGCGTCACCGAAGTCGCGGAACCGAAGAAGTGCCTGGAGAGTGTGCGATGCCTGTTTTGA
- the flgF gene encoding flagellar basal-body rod protein FlgF, which yields MESGYYAALTGLLARSQALDSVASNLANAGTAGFRAQQDYFRDVLAGPRANDSQLDQTVDNYGVLGGTLLDLAQGPIQATGNPLDLAIQGGGFFEVQTPNGVRYTRDGRLVRSTKGVLITGDGDPVLNAKGKPIVLPTGRPVIGEDGTISVDGAIAGKIAVFQFAGARDLEAEGVGLYRPVGKAKPAPATGFTLRQGALEGSNQDVIHGTMDLIFVQRQAQMMEKALSIFYNDFNKTATQDLPKV from the coding sequence ATGGAAAGTGGTTATTACGCGGCGTTGACGGGACTTCTGGCGCGAAGTCAGGCGCTCGATTCGGTGGCCAGCAATCTGGCCAATGCGGGCACGGCAGGCTTCCGGGCGCAGCAGGACTATTTTCGCGATGTTCTGGCCGGCCCGCGGGCCAATGATTCGCAGCTCGATCAGACGGTCGACAATTATGGTGTGCTGGGTGGCACCTTGCTCGATCTCGCGCAAGGGCCCATCCAGGCGACGGGCAATCCGCTGGACCTTGCCATACAGGGCGGCGGATTCTTCGAGGTTCAGACGCCGAACGGGGTGCGCTATACCCGCGACGGCCGGCTGGTGCGCTCGACCAAGGGCGTGCTGATCACCGGCGACGGCGATCCCGTGCTCAACGCCAAGGGCAAGCCGATCGTGCTGCCCACGGGGCGGCCGGTGATCGGCGAGGATGGCACCATTTCCGTCGACGGCGCCATCGCTGGCAAGATTGCGGTCTTTCAGTTTGCCGGGGCGCGCGATCTCGAGGCCGAGGGCGTGGGCCTCTATCGTCCGGTGGGCAAGGCCAAGCCTGCGCCCGCCACCGGCTTCACTCTCCGGCAGGGGGCGCTCGAAGGCTCCAATCAGGATGTGATTCACGGCACGATGGACCTGATCTTCGTCCAGCGCCAGGCCCAGATGATGGAGAAGGCTCTGAGCATCTTCTACAACGACTTCAATAAAACCGCGACCCAGGATCTACCGAAGGTATAG
- the flgG gene encoding flagellar basal-body rod protein FlgG: protein MIRALYTAASGMSAQQMNLDTIANNLANSSTVGFRERQLQFQDMIYQNLVTPGAAQSQQAVSAGLQIGLGTKSAATELIMTQGDLNQTNNPLDLAIQGQGFFQVQRPDGTLAYTRAGNFYLNNQGQVVDPQGDLLIPNITVPQNATAVTITQYGVVNATLPGQQNPQQLGQIQLATFVNPGGLESTGSNDYLATLSSGNAVLGNPGGQQGLGTLQQGYLENSNVDVVGAFVQMVLAQRAYESNSKVIKAADGMYSEVNNMVQ, encoded by the coding sequence ATGATTCGAGCACTTTACACGGCAGCCAGCGGCATGAGCGCACAGCAGATGAACCTGGATACGATTGCCAACAATCTGGCCAACTCGTCCACGGTTGGTTTTCGCGAGCGGCAGCTTCAGTTTCAGGACATGATCTACCAGAACCTGGTGACCCCGGGCGCGGCCCAGAGCCAGCAGGCCGTCTCGGCGGGTCTGCAGATTGGCCTCGGCACCAAGTCCGCGGCAACGGAGCTGATCATGACGCAGGGCGATCTGAACCAGACCAACAACCCGCTCGATCTGGCCATTCAAGGGCAGGGATTCTTTCAGGTGCAGAGGCCTGACGGAACTCTGGCCTACACACGCGCCGGCAACTTCTACCTGAACAATCAGGGGCAGGTTGTCGATCCGCAGGGAGATCTTCTCATTCCGAATATCACGGTGCCGCAGAATGCCACGGCCGTCACCATCACGCAATACGGCGTGGTGAATGCCACGCTGCCCGGGCAGCAGAATCCGCAGCAGCTGGGGCAGATTCAGCTGGCCACCTTTGTGAATCCCGGCGGCCTCGAAAGCACCGGGTCCAATGACTATCTGGCGACGCTTTCCTCCGGCAATGCGGTGCTGGGCAATCCCGGCGGGCAGCAGGGCCTGGGCACCTTGCAGCAGGGGTATCTCGAAAACTCCAACGTGGATGTGGTCGGCGCTTTTGTGCAGATGGTGCTGGCCCAGCGCGCGTATGAGAGCAATTCCAAGGTCATCAAGGCGGCTGACGGCATGTACAGCGAGGTCAACAACATGGTGCAGTAG